The DNA window CGAAACACACTTCATAGCAATGCTACAATATGTCATACAAGCAAATAATGGACAATGAGGGAAAGCATTCTTTTCTCATCAAGAAAATGTcttgaaaatgcagcaaatgaATACTATTCACAGAGCAGGTCTTAAACACCACacttcagtaaaacaaaactaatGACAAAAATTTCATGTATGCAATATTTGAATTGATCTGCAAAATTACTCAAGTTAATAGAAACAGTAGACAGGCTGCTAAGTTTGATGGTACAGTTTATTATCCTGTGATCTCATTTGCTGAAAATGTTATAATTCTATCCAAAGTGGTACTTATTCTGTTACCAGGCCAACCAAGCAGGCTCAGACCATCTGAAATGCTCAGAGATGTTTCTGAGCAACGAGGCTGTCAAGGGGGAAAAGCCCCAGACAAACAAGCATTTTATAGAGGGAATCTGTAGACCAGCTGAGTTTAGCTGAAAAATTTACATTCCTTAGGTGAGTTAATTCAAAGTGTTCTTATAGGTGAAGCTTCTGTTTTCAATCATGAGTGGAGTTGTATATCCTGGATTGCAAACAGCACAGTTCCCAAAGAGAAGAGCAGGTCCAAAATACTGCCTAGTTGATAGTATCAAACACAAGAACTGTGAAGCAGAatgaatttcttcctttctttagCACTAAATTCTAAGGGAAATACAATATCTcaaattaatgcttttaaagGAGTCTCCCTCCATGTCCAAGACAGACTTAGTAATTCAATTGTATGATCTTTATAttggtttttaatgttttatgaTTCTTTTATATTGGCAGATTAGAAGAGACCAAAAATATCCTCAGAATCAAAGAGAATGCCTATCATGAAATAACTCTGGAGATGGAACGAACAAGGACTTTGGAGCACAGAGCATttaatgagaaagaagaaattagatCAAAACTGGAGGAAGCATATGAAGAAAAAGACAGGATTGAAAAGgttacatatatataatttttttgtcatcttCACAGCAAAATCTTATTTAGCAGAGGTacaactgttttgttttgcagtttaGTTTTATTTGTGATGTCTCTGCACTAGTGAGACAGAGGATACAGGATAAGGTCTGGATACAGAAATCACTTAGTAGTACAAATCAAATGGTGCTCTTTTTTTGCCCTTTAGAGGGATCTAACATAGTGTCTAAGGAGATATAAGACAAATATGTATTTCCTGAGTGAAGCAACTCTTGCATCATATGTTACAACAAACTTAAATGTTAGTATGTTAATAGCTCTAAGAAGCTATTGCTTCtgaaaagagaaggagaggCTACTACTAAGAGGTACACAATGTATTTACtattacaggaaaaacaatTGCTGAGGCAGCAAGTTGCCTCGCTTGCTGAGGAGAATGGGAAATTACTTGGTCATCAAAACCTAAACCAGAAGATTCAGTATCTTGTGAAACTGAAGAAAGAGAATGCTAAACTTATAGAGGTAAGTCGTAGAGTAGATTACAGATGGAGTAATGGCCTGACATAGCAAAGAGCTAAGCTTTGAGAATGAAAACTATAATTCCTGCTCTTCTGTTGGAGAGGAACAGAAATACCTTTGATTTTATGCAGCTGAGTACGTCATGGCTGGTGTGCATCTCCTCAAAGGCCCCAGACAAGGatctccattttattttctcaagtaTATAGTGTATAAAACACTTGAACAACTCTAGATACTGCTtgtgtaaaaatacaaaaaaaaaaaaaaaattaatgataatTTCCTTAATATACCcatcttttttctctgttttacagGAAACTGAAAAACTACGAGTCGAAAACGCTTTTTTGAAAGAAtcaaaaaaaatgtaacatttgtAGACATTATGATCAACTGTAATGACCCAAATAAAACTGCAGagccatattttttttaaagtgtacaGAATAAGCAAAAGTCAGTTGTCAAATTTGGTAGATCTTTTGCTGATAATAACTCTAAGTGAAGATTGTTATTCCAGCTCTGTTGCCagctttcagtgaaattttaacacctttttgtaatttttttcaatttaaaaaccTGATTTTGTATAGATGCTGGGTAGATACTTCCTTGAAACTCTGTACCTTGACAAGGAAAAGATTTCTCCCTGGGAACATACTTGGATTTTTGTGCTACTTTTGTGCTCCTTTTGTGCTCCTTTTGTGCTCTTCAGAAATGGTTCCTACCATTTCTGAAATGCTACGTTTTCCATCAGAGCCAAAATTCGAAAAGTgcaatttctttgtgtttgtttctttggttaAACATAGAATGGTTTTCCTGagttgcttaaaaataatttttatattaaaattgtTCAATAAAGTATAAATGTGAATTTAGTAACAGTCTTGTAAATAGtgctataaataaattttttgtttctgttctttctttttttgaaaataaaatgcttttcaaaccTTTTTTCTGTTAGTATAGACTTAAGAGTTTTGTATTAGCACTTTAGGAAATTCCAAGGGTTTTGCAACCATTTTCTTATCAAAGATGTGAAAAATGTTAGGAAAGAAGATGTGAAAATATGCAGAACATTTCCTAGGAGTACAGCATAAGTTCATTTAATCACACTTAAAGATTTATTGCAAGtaactgaaatgttttattagTGAAACACAAAATGTTGATTTCTATAGCAATAtcaaactgggtttttttactgcCACTAATcctatttttctgttctctggcTAATTCATACAATACTAGTTTTGACCACAAGTGCTGAAGCAAAAGGGAATAAAGAAGAAGATGTGTCTAGAAAAGGGTAGAATATACCTAATGCCTTCCTACATTACTTGGCTGAGGGAAAGAAGAATTTCCACCACCTTACCTATTTTAAGCTGCAGATTTGTTTCCACTTGAGATGTGATgtgaaatagagaaataaaaagctgaCCTTAAAGGGAAGAGGTGTTGGGGTGGGAGTAGAGGTCAGGCTAGCACGGATGAGAAGCACACAGGCCAAGAGGGATTCGTCAAGGGTGCTTTTATTTGTGACTGCCATGTTCTGTGTTTacaattatttctttcctgtctgTTTCTGGACTATTTGTATGTCGGCAGAGTCTTCTGCACTTTTTCTGTGTTGTATGTGGTCACATCAGGAGCGAGCGGCGTTGTCCGCTGGCTCCGTGCTCCCGTTTGTTCCAATAAAGCCTTTGTACACAAGCGAACAGGGCTCGCGTGCCCTTCCCTCGCTTCCCAGCTGGTCCCGCCCGCGCGCGGGGCGGCGCTGCGctgcgcggggccggcggggccgggccgggccatGCGGAcgggggccggggcggcggcggcggccgcagGGGGCCtgggagcggcggcggccgccgcggcGAAGCTGGCGCTGGGCCCGGGCGGGGAGGCGGCCGGCGGCCCGGTAAGGAAGGAGCAGCGGTACTGGGCCCCCCGAGTTCCCGTGCGGCCGCCCCGCAGGCGGCACTCGGCGCTGGGGCTTGCGCTGCAAATCGCGGCGGTGGAGGGGAAGGAGCGGGCTGGTTCTTCCTCCGGCGCTCCTGAGCGCTGCCCTGGATTTGCGGGGAAAGGGGGGCGGCCTCGGCGGGCGGAGCCGTGACTCAGCCCTGGGGGAGCCCAGCCTTGCAGGGCTGACTAATGCGCGGTGCCGACGTAAACAGCGGGGAGGCTGCCGGGTGTGAGGAGAGCGAGCGTGGTACGGGAATGTCCCGAACCAAGCCCAACTCTGGGAGCTCATTTCCAGTCCTTCTACGTCAGTGTTACTTTAAAGCAGAATGTTAGTATGACTGAGCATCAAATGCTTGTTCTCAGCCCACTGTTTGCTGATAGCAGTGGCCTTCTCCCTTTTATTCTATCTCTGCTCGGCCCCTTGATTTCCTCAGTGCTTCTCTTCGGGTGTTCGTTGGTGATGATCTTTATCTCGGTCGCGTTTCACAAACCTCTGCGTGCTGGAGGTTGCGTAGGACTGCTGGCCCTTCACCTCGGAGGTAGTGTCCTTACCTCCAGGAGTGACCTCTGGCATAGGCACGGCAGAGGGGGAGATGGGCACCAGGTTGTGTGTGAGTGGGGACAGGAGGAAGGCAGCATACACGTATCCTAAAAGCACTTTGGGGAGATTCATTTCGGCATAGGTTGTTACTCACACATGGCAAACGCACATTTCCATTTGAAATCCAAAAGGGGACCCACAAGGGAAACTAGATCTGAAACAAATCCAGCCTTgcaccagggaaaaaaaaaaagaaattgaccTGTGTGATTATTAGAgaataaaaggcaaaatctCAGTACCTGCCAATCCTGTTGATCCCTTCTGAGTTCTCAGaaaggggaaattaaaaaaaaaaaatcccaataatcTTCACTCTgcacagaaaaccccaaactgtgCTCTGTACTGAGAGAATGGCAGAACATGGAATTACTGAAAGCGCTGACAGCATCTTTTCtaagtatttttctgtattgaaaTTTATAAAAGTATTGCCCATTTCTTtgggggcagggtggggagaggTTGGTGcttcttttagtttttttaatgtgctatGACAAAGTATCATATCATTTCTGTGAAGTGTCGCCAGAACATCAAGAGAGATTATCCCTCCTGTCTACTCAGCCCCAGTGAGCACACACCTGGATTTTTGGGTTCAGTTCTGAGCACTCCACTGCAAAAAAGAGATGGAGCTACTGGAGAGTACAGCAAAGGCTCATAAAAGTGATAAAGGGATCAGAGCATCAAtttgtgaggagaggctgaaagAGCTGGCACTGTTTatcttggagaagagaaggttcagGGGGATCTTCTCAATGTGTAGAAATATCCGCAGTGAGGGTGCACAAAGGATGGAGCCAGGTTCATTCCAGTGGTGCCCAGTAACAGGACTGGAGACAAAGGGCGTGTGCTGAAGTGGGCagtttcctctgaacatccagAAACACcttttcactgtgagggtgaccAGGCACTGGCCTAGGttgcccagggatgtggcagattctccatccttggagatactcaaatACCATCCGGACATGGGCCTAGGCAATCTGCTGGAGTGATGAGGTTGGACCAGGTGAACTCCGGAGATCCCTTTTAACCTCAGCCATGCTGTGATTCCgtgattgtttcttttttatggGCAGATTGGTTTCTTTCACTTTTCAGGTCCATTCCAGGTGgcaattattaattaaattaatcagCTTAGCTGTAAAACTAGCCAAGTTTTATGTAAATGCCATAATCTTCCTAGTTGCTTAAATTGCACAGGACTGTAGatgcataaatatttcagtgcacACATGTGGCAAAGGCATTTCTGCATAGCAGCCACGAGATGACAGAGATTCAAGGGGTTTTGTGTTGGAGGAAGAGCTacagaaatcccaaaataaatgGAATAGCAGCCATCACTTGTGTAGTGTGGGACACGGCAGCAAAAAGTGTATTGATACTTCTAAGAACTGATAATGCAGGGTAGCAGGATACACCACGGCACCACAAGGATGGATTTCCTGGCCAGAATGATGTGTGTGGGGGCCCAGCCTGAGAGCAGTCTGACCAGGAAGGGTCATTGCACTTgaacaaaagcttttctttgctttctccGCTCCCCTGCCAATCTTCATCTAAAATTACTTCTGCCACTTCAGGAGTGATTCTGGATTATCTGAAGTGTACACTGAAAGTAATCTTTGCTTAGAAAAGCAATCAGAACAGTAATCCTTGACTCATTGGGGTGGCTCAGCTGAGCTCTTAGCAGGGGAGGAATTTATCTCCCTCCTTCCTTGTGGGGAACACGCGGGGATGTTCCTGTCTCTCTGTCTGTGTACCATTGCAATGACcactctgctgccctgggcacagagaAACTTGACCTTTCTCTGATAAACTCCTTCTGGGCATGTGCCACCTGCAGCTGATTTCCCTGGCTCTGCATTAGGAGATCAGAAGAAGCCATGGATTCCGGTTTTGAAGGTGGCATAGTTGCTGTGATAGTGGGAGCCAGCTTTGCTTCACCACTGGTAGTCTCAGACTAGTTCAAGTCTGGCAAGATCTCTGGAGGTCTCTAGTCCAACCTTTGCTTACACATGATCTTTTCCAGTTAAGTTTTAAATACTTAGAAGGTCAGAGAGCCCATGAcctctgttccagtgcttgatcacctttgcttttcctcatAACGGATTTCATTTGTTCCATACTTGCCTGGTTGCCTTTTGTCATATCCTAATGGACCTTGGAGAAGAGCCTGGGCTCCATCCCTCTACACCCTCAGGCTAATGGCAGTAACAAGATTtcttaagacttttttttttacctcagcAGCATGGTCTCTTTCTGATCCAGAAATACACTGGAGTTAGGTGAAACACAAAGAATTGTTTTCCCTCTCATCCCTACTCCCAAGTCTGCTTACTCACTAGAGGTGTGTGGATGTACATAACTCCCTGAGGAAAGTAAAACTGCCAGGTCATACAGGCAGAGAGTGAAACTGGGATGCAAACCCCATCTTATAGTGAGCTATAACACAGCAGAAGTTTTCTTCCTCAGAGGAGCAGTAGTAGCTGGACACGGTTGCCCCTCTTATCCATCCACACAGGTTTTGCCCAGGTGTCagtgggaaaacaaagcaattcaCTGGTGGGAATCATTTTGAATCTTTACTATTGCCCTGATCAGTTGCAAAAGTTGGAGACTTTTGCCATAAGTGGGGCAAGATGAGGTCACACACCTGCACCATCCCTCACTGAAGTGGAATTAGCCTTGGAGAGCTTGTGCCAACCATCAAGCATGGATTTACTTtgcactgttttccttttaactttGTACTTGCCATATCACTTGCTTCAGAAAACTGTGGGCTCCCCCACTGCTTGCAgtcagtaatttctttttctgcgTGGGAGCAGGACACAGTTGGTGGACACCGTTGATTTGGGCAGCTGGCAGGAGGACACTGCTGGCAGGAGGACACTGGACACTGCAGCCATTCCCACAGGGCAGGTGCCACCTCTGAGCTGTACTTGGTGACTTCAAACCTGCATTTCTGTCTGCCTCAAGATGGATCCCAGTGTGGACTGAAAGGTGGCAGGCTATGAATCTGTGATTGCTATGAGCTTAGACAAAGCTTTGCTTTCACTTGTCACTGTTTGTGAGAGTTGTGATCTGCCTGCCTGTGATCTCCCTTGGTATCTTCACATCAACTATATGGAacccaggggctggggagatGGCCTCAGCTGCTTAAACTAGGAAGGGGTGGGAGGCACTGTGAATGGTGCTGGCTTTTTAGATGCAACTGTGCCCTTTTCTCAGACTGCGGCAGTTACACATCTGGTCAGGTTGTCAAAGGAGAGAGATATTTCTTGAGGCCCTTGAATTCAGAATTGGTTTTATTGCTACTAAATGCTAGAGCAGAGACCCCATCAGTAAACGTCCCTACTCTCCAGTGAGTGTGCAAAACAAGGCATAAAGCCACTCAGCTCTTTCTTTCACCCCAGAGATCCTGCTCTACCCTCACTGCAGCAGTAGGATGAGTGCTTTGGAACCACCCAGGTCTTTGCTCACATTCACAACAGTTGGGTTCTGGAGCACACACAGTGCCAGCATGTACATCTCTGGTGTTTGTCAGACTGAATTTAACCCTGTTCATACATCAAGTGATAAAGTGAAGGGCATTTATGGGCATTGCATGTGCACCATCTTGTGAACTGGAGAGCTTTCTGCAGGTTGGCTTCTggcatggcagctgctgcacattATCCCAGAACTTCTCAGCTTGTAGTGCGAGGCTGGGCTTGCAGCAGGACATGGCAGGCTCACAGTCTGTCCAGAGTTGTTTcctcatttccatttccttctgtgACTTAATATATTCATCTTCATGTAATACCAGCtgtaattcagttttaaaagccCACACCATTAGGTTGGGCTCCAAAGTGCCCATGAATTATTGAGGTTGAATAATGGGGGGTGAAAATACACAGAGTTTTCCATTttgtcctgcagctgccagtgtTGCTTCGCCTCAGCTGTGTTGGGCTGGTGTTAGTGTGCAATGCAGTGATGTGGACAGTCTTCACAAAAGCCTTACGactctcctcctcctcggcTGCTGCCTCGGTGACAACGACAGCCTCCAACTTCATCTCTTCGGTGAGTAGACCCCTTCCCCAGACACTGAAGCCTGAGGAGCACAGCGAGGTGGGAATGCCCATGCTGGTTGTAGCTCATCTCTCAGTGCAACCAGCATCGCTGGCCACAAAGGGGGAGTTACAGGCAGATATGAAATGATTGTGTCAGGCCTCAGCTGCTCTGATAGTTGTTCACGGCACAGATGGTGGAACTTTCCTGGGTGGTGCAGGAGGAACACAGTTTACTGAAGTTTTCTAATTGCcagtgggagctggagctgggaactttgcttcattttgcttttcctttgcagcACCTCACTTGGGACAAGCCAGAGTCACCCTAGCTGGGTCTGAAGATGCATCACCTCTAGTGATGGCAACAGTCTTTGACCtgcaggttttttccacttgctTTTCCCTCTTGGCAGCAGTCCACCTTGTTTCTGTGCTCCAGCTGGCAGACAGCTCATGGTGGTGTCCAGTAATcgacaataataataaataccCAGTCAGTGGGAAATTTGGCTCCTGAGAAGTGCTGGAAAGGCAGCAAAGCACATGTGCATCTGTCAAATCTTGCTTTGGAACCACAATATGGCTGTGCTTCCAGGCTGCTGGTGGAGTTGGTCATCTCCAGCATCACCTTCAGCAGCCATTCCTGTTGGTCATCCCAGTAGTAGTTTCCTCAACCAGGTTTTTTCTAGGGCTGTCTCTCCCAGAAGTCCTCACAGCCTGTGGCAGCACAAGAGGCCTTGGGGCAGCTTGGCCCAGCAAAGctttgtgtttctctttccttcagGCTATCCTGGGAAAATTGCTCTTCGGGGAGACGTGGACGCCTCTGTGGTGGGTCGGCCTCGCCATGACAGTCTGTGGGCTTATGCTGCTGCACACTGCTTCACCCCAGCTGGTGCAGGTCCCAGTGGAGAAGAAGGAGTGATAGTTCCAGATAGCTGGAGGGGTCACGGTGCCAtgctgcccctctccagcctgtctcATGACAGCATCCCCAGTCCCCAACAGCCTCTGAACACAATGGCCACCAAGCTGCTGCTAACCCCTGCTCACTGCTCATCTGCTGACTTGCAAAATCAAGTTGGTCACATCTTTCCTGGTGGTGGTATGGTGGCAGTGACAGCCTCAGAGGGAGCTGGTCAACTCTGAGTCAGTATTGTGAAAATCAGGGCCAGAGGCTTATCAGCCACTCTTCCTCTTCACACCCTGTGGCTGTGGAGCTTTCCCAGTTTGGGGAATGCTGAAAGTAAACAAAGTAAACATAGTGGCTGTAGAAGGGGCTTGTACatcaatatttttctgtgaaaggaCCTAtaccaaaacagaaaagcaattaaagTTAGATGCTGAAGGTTATTTCTGCTCTGTTGTTCCTGACTTCCTGTCTCTTGAAATGGTTCTGTGCCCACTGCTACCTGTAAGGCTGTGGAAACTTTCATTAATTCCTTCAGCTTCCTCTATCAGTCACATACACCTTTTAACTTGTCATTTGTATCTGACATCTAGAATTTTCACTTACCCATTCCTGACATGTTAGTCACTGTAAGGTTGCTGCTCTTTCCTTTAAACCTTTACCCAGTGTAGGGTTTTGATCACCATTCCTGCTTTGTGTAGGTCAAACTAATTTTGGGACAGTTAAACAGGCAACTTGGAGTGTCCATGTTCAACACATCCCTCATCCCCACTCAAGTTGGCAATTGCTTTAATGTTTGGTAAAAGGGAGTTTCTCAAGATACATTTTTTCTATACCTCTGGATGATGCTTATTCCCATTGATGTGATGTGATCAACCAAATCACTGGTATCTGCTAAATTTTGCACCAGTCATTAATCCGTGTTCAGGTGTCAGTTTGGTGAATGTGTCACGAATCATCATTTGTAAGGTATCAGATTCATTCCCCTgcccacttcttttttttcctccttggaaattcttcagTTGGAATCCTAATTAAGAAATATAATGATGTCTATAAATGTATGCATCATGCTGGTGATATCACTTGCTTGCTCTGGGCTTGCCAGGTTGTCTCTGTCATCTTGTAATGACAGAAGGTGAGTCATGATTGTGGCATGTGCAGAAAACCCAAGGACACATTTCTGTGAGCATCTGTATCGGAACCTGTCAAGTCTGTCATGACTGGCAGATCTGCACTGTGTCAAGTGTAAAATAGACCTGTGGATGGAAATGCCACTGGAGTTGGGTTTGTGCCTTCTTCTTTGAATTAGAAGAGTCACTGTCTCTTAGAAGAGGCCAAGAGCCTTTTGCTCCATTCCCTGCCATTCTACCTCACTACAGCTTGCAGCCATGTCCCAAGAGGGGCAAAGCCTTTGCCTCTCCCCTCAGTGTGCTCTCAAGTCTTCCTGTAAAAGAGGGGAGCTGCATATGTGGTGGGGGAGAGGGCAGAGTGCTCTGAgtgccttccctccctgccaccaTGAGTTTTGCACCTGGGGAGCTCTCTGGTGGTAGTCGTGGTAGGGTGGGACACATCCAGTTGCCTGGGAAGCTGC is part of the Vidua chalybeata isolate OUT-0048 chromosome 1, bVidCha1 merged haplotype, whole genome shotgun sequence genome and encodes:
- the TMEM42 gene encoding transmembrane protein 42; the encoded protein is MRTGAGAAAAAAGGLGAAAAAAAKLALGPGGEAAGGPLPVLLRLSCVGLVLVCNAVMWTVFTKALRLSSSSAAASVTTTASNFISSAILGKLLFGETWTPLWWVGLAMTVCGLMLLHTASPQLVQVPVEKKE